The genomic interval CCCGTCACCACTCGCGGAAGACGAAGACCACCGCGAGCACCATGCAACCGAACCCGGCGACGTAGTTCCACCGCAGCCTCTCGCCCAGGAAGGTCACCGAGAACACCGAGAAGACGACGAGCGTGATGACCTCCTGCATGGTCTTGAGCTGCGCCGTCGTGTACTGGGCCGCCCCGAGGCGGTTGGCCGGGACCTGGAAGCAGTACTCGAAGAAGGCGATGCCCCAGCTGGCGAGGATCGCCAGCCACAGCGGCGCCGAGCGGTGGTTCTTGAGGTGCCCGTACCAGGCGAACGTCATGAACACGTTCGATATCGACAGCAGGAGGACGGTCTTCATGGGTGCGCAAGTGTATGGCAGTCCGGGGTCGCCCGCAAGCGGGTGGGCACCCGGACCCGCGCGCACGCGCGGGGCGCAGGCGCGGTTTGCAATTTCGAGGTGAGGGGGTACACTTCGAAGGTTTGTGCGCGCTGGCACGCGCCGACCGGGAGGAGGCGAGGGAATGTTCCGCTCGAGGCTGGCCGGGGTGCTGGTGGCACTGCTCGCCGCCGGCGGCTGCGGCGAGGCGAAGATC from bacterium carries:
- a CDS encoding DMT family protein; this translates as MKTVLLLSISNVFMTFAWYGHLKNHRSAPLWLAILASWGIAFFEYCFQVPANRLGAAQYTTAQLKTMQEVITLVVFSVFSVTFLGERLRWNYVAGFGCMVLAVVFVFREW